The Halobacterium sp. CBA1132 genome has a segment encoding these proteins:
- the sucC gene encoding ADP-forming succinate--CoA ligase subunit beta: MKLHEYQAKQVFAEAGIPTPGSTLATSVDEVVEAANDLGYPVAVKAQVHVGGRGKAGGIKLAENESEAREAAEDILGMDLKGYTVDKVLVEEAVDFTNELYVGVTMDRGEGKPVVMVSEKGGVNIEEVAEEDPEAIAREHVDPAFGLHPFQARKVVYDAGIPREVAGDVASILTTLYDLFEDRDGSDVEINPLMVTSDDEVIAADAVMNIDEDALFRQPELAEMEEEAAEDDLEAKANEYGFDYVRLDGNVGIIGNGAGLVMTTLDLVDYYGGKPANFLDIGGGAKAERVANALDMVFSDENVDSVVFNIFGGITRGDEVAKGINAALEQFDEIPKRVVVRLAGTNAEEGREILNDELVTVEETLEGAVQRAVEYADTEAEQ, encoded by the coding sequence ATGAAGCTCCACGAGTATCAGGCGAAGCAGGTCTTCGCCGAGGCGGGCATTCCGACCCCCGGGTCGACGCTCGCCACGTCCGTCGACGAGGTCGTCGAGGCAGCGAATGACCTCGGCTACCCCGTCGCGGTGAAGGCCCAAGTACACGTCGGCGGCCGCGGGAAGGCCGGCGGCATCAAACTCGCCGAGAACGAATCCGAAGCCCGCGAGGCCGCCGAAGACATCCTCGGCATGGACCTCAAAGGCTACACCGTCGACAAGGTTCTCGTCGAGGAAGCGGTCGACTTCACGAACGAACTGTACGTCGGCGTCACCATGGACCGCGGCGAGGGCAAGCCCGTCGTGATGGTCTCCGAGAAGGGCGGCGTCAACATCGAGGAAGTCGCGGAGGAAGACCCCGAGGCAATCGCCCGCGAGCACGTCGACCCCGCGTTCGGCCTCCACCCCTTCCAAGCGCGGAAGGTCGTCTACGACGCCGGCATCCCCCGAGAGGTCGCCGGCGACGTCGCCAGCATCCTCACGACGCTGTACGACCTCTTCGAGGACCGCGACGGCAGCGACGTGGAAATCAACCCCCTGATGGTCACCAGCGACGACGAAGTCATCGCCGCGGACGCCGTCATGAACATCGACGAGGACGCGCTGTTCCGGCAGCCCGAACTCGCCGAGATGGAGGAGGAAGCCGCCGAGGACGACCTCGAAGCCAAGGCCAACGAGTACGGCTTCGACTACGTGCGCCTCGACGGCAACGTCGGCATCATCGGCAACGGCGCCGGGCTCGTGATGACGACGCTGGACCTCGTGGACTACTACGGCGGGAAGCCCGCGAACTTCCTCGACATCGGCGGCGGTGCGAAAGCCGAGCGCGTCGCGAACGCCCTCGACATGGTGTTCAGCGACGAGAACGTCGACAGCGTCGTGTTCAACATCTTCGGGGGCATCACCCGGGGCGACGAGGTCGCGAAGGGCATCAACGCCGCGCTCGAACAGTTCGACGAGATTCCCAAGCGCGTCGTGGTTCGGCTCGCCGGCACGAATGCCGAGGAGGGCCGCGAGATTCTCAACGACGAGCTGGTGACCGTCGAGGAAACGCTCGAAGGCGCCGTGCAGCGCGCCGTCGAATACGCTGACACGGAGGCAGAACAATGA
- the sucD gene encoding succinate--CoA ligase subunit alpha has product MSILVDDDTRVVVQGITGGEGKFHAEQMMEYGTNVVAGAVPGKGGQEAAGVPVYDTVHDAVAEEDADASVIFVPPAFASDAIFEALDTDLDLAVAITEGIPTQDMAKVNKRLQETDTRLQGPNCPGIITPGEAKLGILPGNIFSEGKVGLVSRSGTLTYQVVDSLTQRGIGQTTAIGIGGDPIIGTDFIDALELFEADPETEAVVMCGEIGGEDEEDAAEYIAQNMDTPVAGFIAGRTAPPGKRMGHAGAIVSGSGTGTAESKINALNEAGVSVGDTPEEVADDIEDLL; this is encoded by the coding sequence ATGAGCATTCTAGTCGACGACGACACCCGCGTCGTGGTACAGGGCATCACCGGCGGGGAAGGAAAATTCCACGCCGAACAGATGATGGAGTACGGGACGAACGTCGTCGCGGGCGCGGTGCCGGGCAAGGGCGGCCAGGAGGCCGCCGGCGTCCCGGTGTACGACACCGTCCACGACGCCGTCGCCGAGGAGGACGCCGACGCCTCGGTCATCTTCGTGCCGCCGGCGTTCGCTTCGGACGCCATCTTCGAGGCCCTCGACACGGACCTCGACCTCGCGGTCGCCATCACCGAGGGCATCCCCACGCAGGACATGGCGAAGGTGAACAAGCGCCTGCAGGAGACCGACACGCGCCTGCAGGGGCCGAACTGCCCGGGCATCATCACGCCCGGCGAGGCGAAACTCGGCATCCTCCCCGGGAACATCTTCTCGGAGGGGAAGGTCGGGCTCGTCTCCCGCTCCGGCACGCTGACGTATCAGGTCGTGGACTCGCTCACGCAGCGCGGCATCGGCCAGACCACCGCCATCGGCATCGGCGGCGACCCCATCATCGGGACGGACTTCATCGACGCCCTCGAACTGTTCGAGGCCGACCCCGAGACCGAGGCCGTCGTGATGTGCGGCGAAATCGGCGGCGAGGACGAGGAGGACGCCGCCGAGTACATCGCGCAGAACATGGACACGCCGGTCGCCGGCTTCATCGCGGGCCGCACCGCGCCGCCGGGCAAGCGCATGGGCCACGCGGGCGCCATCGTCTCCGGCAGCGGCACCGGTACCGCCGAATCCAAGATCAACGCGCTCAACGAAGCGGGCGTCTCCGTCGGCGACACCCCCGAGGAAGTCGCGGACGACATCGAAGACCTGCTGTAG
- a CDS encoding site-specific DNA-methyltransferase, giving the protein METTHRVHAGDARDLPLADDSVDLVVTSPPYPMIEMWDDVFAALDPAVGDALDDGDGDRAHDLMLSVLDDAWAELARVLTPGGIAVVNVGDATRNLGRFRVYDNHARITDAFQSLGFDPLPGVLWRKPANSAAKFMGSGMVPPNAYVTLEREHLLVFRNGQRREFEPRADRRYEAAYFWEERNRWFSDVWDDLNGEHQTLAEPELRERSAAFPLALPYRLVNMYSVYGDTVLDPFWGTGTTSLAAAIAGRHSVGVERDAGLADAFDDRIRDAPALSREFAADRLADHRAFVDDTDDDFEYTADHYDTPVRTKQERGIRFYEVTDIEPTLDGWEATHEPYEE; this is encoded by the coding sequence ATGGAGACCACCCACCGCGTCCACGCCGGGGACGCCCGCGACCTCCCGCTCGCCGACGACTCCGTGGACCTCGTGGTCACGTCGCCGCCGTACCCGATGATAGAGATGTGGGACGACGTCTTCGCCGCGCTCGACCCCGCGGTCGGTGACGCGCTCGACGACGGCGACGGCGACCGCGCCCACGACCTGATGCTCTCCGTGCTGGACGACGCGTGGGCGGAACTCGCGCGCGTGCTCACACCTGGCGGCATCGCCGTCGTCAACGTCGGGGACGCCACGCGCAACCTCGGGCGCTTCCGCGTGTACGACAACCACGCGCGCATTACTGATGCTTTCCAGTCGCTGGGCTTCGACCCGCTGCCGGGCGTGCTCTGGCGGAAACCCGCCAACTCCGCTGCGAAGTTCATGGGCAGCGGGATGGTGCCGCCGAACGCGTACGTCACGCTCGAACGCGAACACCTCCTCGTCTTCCGGAACGGCCAGCGCCGCGAGTTCGAACCGCGCGCTGACCGCCGCTACGAGGCCGCGTACTTCTGGGAGGAACGCAACCGCTGGTTCTCCGACGTCTGGGACGACCTCAACGGCGAGCACCAGACGCTCGCCGAGCCCGAGTTGCGCGAGCGCTCGGCGGCGTTCCCGCTCGCGCTCCCCTATCGCCTCGTGAACATGTACTCCGTCTACGGCGACACCGTCCTCGACCCCTTCTGGGGGACCGGCACCACGAGCCTCGCCGCCGCCATCGCAGGCCGGCACTCCGTCGGCGTCGAACGCGACGCCGGCCTCGCGGACGCCTTCGACGACCGCATCCGCGACGCCCCCGCGCTCTCCCGCGAATTCGCTGCCGACCGCCTCGCCGACCACCGCGCGTTCGTCGACGACACTGACGACGACTTCGAGTACACCGCCGACCACTACGACACGCCCGTCCGCACGAAACAAGAGCGCGGGATTCGCTTCTACGAAGTCACCGACATCGAACCGACGCTCGACGGCTGGGAAGCGACGCACGAACCGTACGAGGAGTAG
- a CDS encoding cob(I)yrinic acid a,c-diamide adenosyltransferase: MKIYTRRGDSGQTDLRDMTRVSKTSPRIEAYGTVDEVNALLGTVRPTGVDELDEYLEAAQNHLHVVQADLANPEPDEGDPVVDDEHVDEVEAWIDACEEQLEPLESFVLPGGSDAGASLHHARAVCRRAERRAVALADHEDEVNETAIAYLNRLSDALFVFARLANLRAGVREESPSY; this comes from the coding sequence ATGAAAATCTACACGCGCCGCGGCGACAGCGGGCAGACGGACCTCCGTGACATGACGCGGGTGTCCAAGACCAGTCCCCGCATCGAGGCGTACGGCACCGTCGACGAGGTGAACGCGCTGCTTGGGACGGTTCGACCGACTGGCGTCGACGAACTCGACGAGTACCTGGAGGCCGCGCAGAACCACCTCCACGTCGTGCAGGCGGACCTCGCTAATCCGGAACCCGACGAGGGCGACCCTGTCGTCGACGACGAACACGTCGACGAGGTGGAGGCGTGGATCGACGCCTGCGAGGAACAACTGGAGCCGCTGGAGTCGTTCGTGCTGCCGGGCGGCAGCGACGCGGGCGCGAGCCTCCACCACGCGCGAGCGGTCTGCCGGCGCGCGGAGCGCCGGGCGGTCGCGCTCGCCGACCACGAGGACGAGGTCAACGAGACCGCAATCGCGTACCTGAACCGGCTCTCGGACGCGCTGTTCGTGTTCGCGCGGCTGGCGAATCTGAGAGCGGGTGTCCGCGAGGAGTCGCCGTCCTACTGA
- a CDS encoding glutaredoxin, with the protein MGLTLYELDGCPYCEKAADALDDAGVDYETVWVDAMHSERNEVKRVSGQRGVPVLVDDDHGVTMAESENILTYVERTLA; encoded by the coding sequence ATGGGTCTGACACTCTACGAACTGGACGGCTGCCCGTACTGCGAGAAGGCCGCGGACGCGCTCGACGACGCGGGCGTCGACTACGAGACGGTGTGGGTGGACGCGATGCACTCCGAGCGCAACGAGGTCAAGCGCGTGAGCGGCCAGCGCGGCGTCCCCGTGCTCGTGGACGACGACCACGGCGTGACGATGGCCGAGAGCGAGAACATCCTGACGTACGTCGAACGAACGCTCGCATGA
- a CDS encoding tRNA-binding protein, with amino-acid sequence MPSNLFETTFAVGEVVAAEPFPDARKPELAKLEVDLGDEVVQSAAQTGYNYDPEDLVGRQVLCATNLGTVNIAGYESEVLTVGVPDADGNPVLVGPDEDVPLGGELY; translated from the coding sequence GTGCCATCGAACCTCTTCGAGACGACGTTCGCCGTCGGCGAAGTCGTCGCCGCCGAACCGTTCCCGGACGCCCGCAAACCCGAACTCGCGAAACTCGAAGTCGACCTCGGCGACGAAGTCGTCCAGTCGGCCGCTCAGACGGGCTACAACTACGACCCCGAGGACCTCGTCGGCCGACAGGTGCTGTGCGCGACGAACCTCGGCACGGTCAACATCGCCGGGTACGAGTCGGAGGTGTTGACCGTCGGCGTGCCGGACGCGGACGGCAACCCCGTGCTCGTCGGGCCGGACGAGGACGTGCCGCTGGGCGGCGAACTCTACTGA
- a CDS encoding ion channel, with translation MDEAELQSIVQAAEQNPASAVEALDELADALDAETAAERNLAVRAYSRLASEYPERVGEHASALLDRVEDPNNVVRYNALLGFQHLADAGHPAPALDALDRIAARVDPGEEQYDEAREAVLNLLNKLAVHDPDRVAEYAPALASRLERGTPHAKYYAARAAADLPPEDAPDSLLDALVAVARDGGQRASGAAVTALERVAEADPERVREAISDAYPSVDATSDVDDLIGELTGTTGANAVNDFVDAINEVLEHLRDFEGQDPPLDDPPLGDEAADQLRRTFDDATDTPLPAQLATEARRIVDVLNGRLNAETHGWSHPEPVDERDGDECRYACDHPDVDGRWNCDRSTHGESEYCIFHASVTEKSHSDVREALLGELNESDNTPRFVGSRFERLDLSYLTLDTASQRPLDFRGVHVLGQCNFTQTRFEHAVSFADATLFGADFSHADFGSTANFDGASAVSFTFDGATFDDTVTLTDAFAFTAASFRDVLARNRVEFSDADLLCAVDFYDATIRGKLLASDATFYDHAEFSGLTLDDSGLFTDAEFYEDVEFFNVTTEGSLLYQNATFHEDADFDAADFGDTLSFFGCTFHGDVDVSSSRVEGVFNLGDASVAGELNCYDISVDDAVHAPDATFEGEVTFEQSTVRGMSVMATEFRGPLTFEAADLLGECVLLRCTVTGETSFYGSTCRDGLLLDKSTFESYVDIRQASIASLSALDTSTTGDSGYFDAVGATVDDGDIRLPRSNTPAFDFTEATLGTVRIWTEAPSVTVLDHVKLMNTSYEGFDFGPFKDELTANQWRIHETAVDLQRPETEPADRVAELRELFGALTEDKPINYREDILESLLDELNVPVEAVESLVADDSEDLSAETVEELAEAGMGPLIDPETPTESPREETPSILENTYLKARNAAAGAGDLTARRGFFINEMRYRRRRHGEAAVDGDGGLFERGRAAGRWAGNWLMGATTGYGHKLSRVGVASAAVVTLWAVFYTALSGISGGNQLNTPGVSKWSALATPEGASVFVENLYFSVVTFSTLGFGGVRPVGTAARLLAAGEAMLGALLTALLVFVLGRRVAG, from the coding sequence ATGGACGAAGCCGAACTCCAGTCCATCGTCCAAGCGGCCGAACAGAATCCGGCGTCGGCTGTCGAGGCGCTCGACGAACTTGCCGACGCACTGGACGCCGAGACGGCTGCCGAGCGGAATCTCGCCGTCAGGGCCTACAGCCGACTCGCGTCGGAGTACCCGGAGCGGGTCGGTGAGCACGCGTCGGCCCTGCTCGACCGGGTGGAGGACCCGAACAACGTCGTGCGCTACAACGCGCTACTTGGCTTCCAACACTTAGCCGACGCCGGGCATCCGGCGCCCGCACTCGACGCTCTCGACCGCATCGCGGCCCGCGTCGACCCGGGGGAAGAGCAGTACGACGAGGCCAGAGAGGCCGTGCTGAACCTTCTCAACAAGCTCGCGGTCCACGACCCCGACAGAGTCGCCGAGTACGCGCCCGCGCTCGCCTCGCGGCTCGAACGCGGCACTCCACACGCCAAGTATTACGCGGCGCGAGCGGCGGCCGACCTCCCGCCGGAGGACGCGCCGGACTCCCTTCTCGACGCGCTCGTGGCGGTCGCTCGCGACGGTGGACAGCGCGCGAGCGGCGCCGCTGTAACTGCCCTCGAACGCGTCGCCGAGGCCGACCCCGAGCGCGTCCGTGAGGCAATCTCCGACGCGTATCCCTCCGTCGACGCGACCAGCGATGTCGACGACCTCATTGGCGAACTGACGGGCACTACCGGCGCCAACGCTGTCAACGACTTCGTGGACGCTATCAACGAGGTACTGGAACACCTGCGTGACTTCGAGGGACAGGACCCACCCCTTGACGACCCGCCGCTCGGGGACGAGGCAGCGGACCAACTCCGGCGCACGTTCGACGACGCCACCGACACGCCGCTCCCGGCCCAGCTCGCCACCGAGGCCCGACGCATCGTCGACGTACTCAACGGGCGGCTGAACGCCGAAACGCACGGGTGGAGCCACCCGGAGCCGGTCGACGAACGCGACGGAGACGAGTGCCGGTATGCCTGCGACCACCCCGACGTCGACGGCCGCTGGAACTGCGACCGGTCGACCCACGGCGAATCAGAGTACTGCATCTTCCACGCGAGCGTGACCGAGAAGTCCCACAGTGACGTCCGGGAGGCCCTCCTCGGGGAACTCAACGAGTCGGATAACACTCCGCGGTTCGTCGGCTCGCGCTTCGAACGCCTCGACTTGTCGTATCTTACCCTCGACACCGCCAGCCAGCGCCCCCTCGACTTTCGGGGCGTCCACGTGCTGGGACAGTGTAACTTCACGCAAACCCGCTTCGAGCATGCCGTCTCGTTCGCCGACGCGACGCTGTTCGGCGCGGACTTCAGCCACGCCGACTTCGGGAGTACCGCGAACTTCGACGGCGCCAGCGCCGTCTCGTTCACGTTCGACGGCGCGACGTTCGATGACACGGTGACGCTGACGGACGCGTTCGCGTTCACGGCGGCGTCCTTCCGGGACGTGCTCGCGCGCAACCGGGTGGAGTTCTCGGACGCCGACTTACTCTGTGCAGTCGACTTCTACGACGCGACCATCCGCGGGAAGCTACTGGCCTCAGACGCGACGTTCTACGACCACGCGGAGTTCTCGGGGCTGACGCTTGACGACAGCGGGCTGTTCACCGACGCCGAGTTCTACGAGGACGTGGAGTTCTTCAACGTCACGACCGAGGGGAGCCTGCTCTACCAGAACGCGACCTTCCACGAGGACGCGGACTTCGACGCGGCCGATTTCGGGGACACGCTCAGCTTCTTCGGGTGCACCTTCCACGGGGACGTCGACGTGAGTAGTTCGCGTGTCGAGGGCGTGTTCAACCTCGGCGACGCGTCGGTCGCCGGTGAACTGAACTGCTACGACATCTCGGTAGACGACGCCGTCCACGCACCGGACGCGACGTTCGAGGGCGAAGTCACGTTCGAGCAGTCGACAGTCCGGGGAATGTCTGTGATGGCTACCGAGTTCCGCGGCCCCCTCACGTTCGAGGCCGCGGACCTCCTCGGCGAGTGCGTGCTCCTTCGCTGCACCGTCACCGGCGAGACGTCCTTCTACGGGAGCACCTGCCGGGACGGCCTGCTGCTCGACAAATCCACGTTCGAGTCCTACGTGGACATCAGGCAGGCGTCGATAGCGTCGCTGAGCGCGCTCGACACCAGCACGACGGGTGACAGCGGGTACTTCGACGCCGTCGGCGCGACTGTCGACGACGGAGACATCCGGTTACCGAGATCGAACACGCCCGCCTTCGACTTCACCGAAGCGACCCTCGGCACGGTACGAATCTGGACCGAAGCGCCCTCGGTGACGGTGCTCGACCACGTGAAGCTCATGAACACGAGCTACGAGGGGTTCGATTTCGGTCCGTTCAAGGACGAACTGACCGCGAACCAGTGGCGCATCCACGAAACGGCGGTGGACCTGCAGCGTCCGGAGACGGAGCCCGCGGACCGCGTCGCGGAACTCCGCGAGCTGTTCGGGGCCTTGACCGAGGACAAACCGATAAACTACCGGGAGGATATTCTGGAGAGCCTCTTGGACGAACTGAACGTCCCGGTAGAGGCTGTCGAATCGCTCGTGGCGGACGACTCCGAGGACCTCTCCGCGGAGACCGTCGAGGAACTCGCGGAGGCCGGGATGGGGCCGCTGATCGACCCCGAGACACCGACCGAGTCGCCGCGTGAGGAAACCCCGTCCATCCTCGAGAACACGTACCTGAAGGCACGGAACGCTGCAGCCGGCGCCGGCGACCTCACTGCCCGCCGCGGATTCTTCATCAACGAGATGCGGTACCGACGCCGGCGGCACGGGGAGGCGGCCGTAGACGGTGACGGGGGACTGTTCGAGCGAGGGCGGGCGGCCGGCCGGTGGGCGGGGAACTGGCTGATGGGTGCGACGACGGGGTACGGCCACAAACTTAGTCGCGTTGGCGTGGCGTCGGCCGCTGTCGTCACGCTCTGGGCGGTGTTCTACACCGCGCTGTCGGGAATCAGCGGCGGGAATCAGTTGAACACGCCCGGCGTGTCGAAGTGGTCGGCACTGGCGACGCCGGAGGGAGCGAGCGTCTTCGTGGAGAACCTCTACTTCAGCGTAGTGACGTTCTCCACGCTCGGATTCGGGGGTGTTCGCCCTGTCGGAACGGCGGCGAGACTCCTAGCGGCGGGGGAAGCGATGCTTGGTGCGCTCCTGACCGCGCTGCTCGTCTTCGTTCTGGGGCGCCGCGTCGCCGGCTGA
- a CDS encoding MarR family transcriptional regulator, translating into MSDSSTVGELGVLRSKRNATRYQILVEIAERQPAVSQREIAEAIGVTAQAVSDYLGDLVEDGHVRKHGRGRYEVTKEGVDWLISQTDDLRSFVEYVSENVIEEVDVDTAIATAAIEEGQRVSLAMQDGVMHATPGDVGSATAVAVTSAEPGQDVGAAEFEGMLDYQPGEVTVLSVPAVREGGSRAVADGTVEVRLADHDRVAAAGVEALVAVRDAGVEPDIRFGTAEAVPEAASKGLSVLLVATTDRLSEHTDPLRERNVGYEVVEAGED; encoded by the coding sequence ATGAGCGATTCGAGCACCGTCGGGGAGCTGGGGGTTCTCCGGAGCAAGCGGAACGCCACGCGCTACCAGATACTCGTCGAAATCGCCGAACGCCAGCCAGCGGTCAGCCAGCGCGAAATCGCGGAAGCAATCGGCGTCACCGCCCAAGCCGTCAGCGACTACCTCGGCGACCTCGTCGAGGACGGCCACGTGCGCAAGCACGGCCGCGGTCGCTACGAGGTCACCAAGGAGGGCGTCGACTGGCTCATCTCACAGACCGACGACCTCCGGTCGTTCGTGGAGTACGTCTCCGAGAACGTCATCGAGGAGGTCGACGTCGACACCGCTATCGCGACCGCCGCAATCGAGGAAGGCCAACGGGTATCGCTCGCGATGCAGGACGGCGTGATGCACGCCACGCCCGGCGACGTCGGCAGCGCCACCGCCGTCGCGGTCACCTCGGCGGAACCCGGGCAGGACGTCGGCGCCGCGGAGTTCGAGGGGATGCTCGACTACCAGCCCGGCGAGGTCACCGTGCTCTCGGTCCCCGCCGTCCGAGAGGGCGGGAGTCGCGCGGTCGCGGACGGCACCGTCGAAGTCCGCCTCGCGGACCACGACCGCGTGGCTGCTGCGGGCGTCGAAGCGCTCGTCGCCGTGCGGGACGCCGGCGTCGAACCTGACATCCGCTTCGGCACCGCCGAAGCCGTCCCGGAAGCCGCCAGCAAGGGACTGTCCGTGCTGCTCGTGGCGACGACCGACCGGCTCTCCGAACACACCGACCCGCTGCGCGAGCGCAACGTCGGCTACGAGGTCGTCGAAGCCGGCGAGGACTGA
- the cbiT gene encoding precorrin-6Y C5,15-methyltransferase (decarboxylating) subunit CbiT: MSQTRLPHDAKAGPTKSEVRAVLRAKLALGPDDHFAEVGSCTGAVTADAARDAGRVTAVERKRERVETTERNLAANGLADAVDVRHAEAPDGLPEAADALFLGGSRNYEAVLDYAVDAGVETVVMNVSRLEVAGAATEAFRERDLLEEVVQFQVSHGYELAGATSFDSQNPVYMLVGSATEDAAEGDR, translated from the coding sequence ATGTCACAGACCCGACTCCCCCACGACGCCAAAGCGGGACCCACCAAATCGGAGGTGCGAGCCGTCCTCCGGGCCAAACTCGCGCTCGGCCCGGACGACCACTTCGCCGAAGTCGGCTCCTGTACGGGTGCAGTCACGGCCGACGCCGCCCGCGACGCTGGCCGCGTCACCGCCGTCGAGCGCAAGCGCGAGCGCGTCGAGACCACCGAACGGAACCTCGCGGCGAACGGCCTCGCGGACGCCGTCGACGTCCGCCACGCCGAAGCCCCCGACGGCCTCCCCGAGGCCGCCGACGCGCTGTTCCTCGGCGGCAGCCGGAACTACGAGGCCGTCCTCGACTACGCCGTCGACGCGGGCGTCGAGACGGTCGTGATGAACGTCTCCCGGCTGGAGGTCGCGGGCGCTGCCACCGAAGCGTTCCGCGAACGCGACCTCCTGGAGGAGGTCGTCCAGTTCCAGGTGAGCCACGGCTACGAGCTCGCTGGCGCGACCTCCTTCGACTCCCAGAACCCCGTCTACATGCTCGTCGGGAGCGCCACCGAGGACGCCGCGGAGGGCGACCGATGA
- a CDS encoding cobalt-factor II C(20)-methyltransferase, with amino-acid sequence MTLYGVGLGPGEADLVTVRGKRVLETADVVYSPGRLSRTVATEHVPESRIGDLDFPMTRDPEELRDAWRDAATEVAPRARDGDAAFVTLGDPNVYSTFGHLRRTLDAFHPDVDVEVVPGVSAVTAFATALGVEIDAGAGLALREAAQGNSPTGPDRMILFKVTDAPATHEGLADAGYDVTYGRRLFMEQGEERVTSDPTEIADRDYYTLAYAERADLEKHRPTAFEDASDGADDASGVVGGD; translated from the coding sequence ATGACCCTCTACGGCGTCGGCCTCGGCCCCGGCGAAGCCGACCTCGTGACCGTGCGCGGGAAGCGCGTCCTCGAAACCGCGGACGTCGTCTACTCGCCCGGCCGGCTCTCGCGAACGGTCGCCACCGAACACGTCCCCGAGTCGCGCATCGGCGACCTCGACTTCCCGATGACCCGCGACCCAGAGGAACTCCGCGACGCGTGGCGGGACGCCGCCACGGAGGTCGCGCCGCGTGCCCGCGACGGGGACGCCGCGTTCGTGACGCTCGGCGACCCGAACGTCTACTCGACGTTCGGTCACCTCCGCCGCACGCTCGACGCCTTCCACCCCGACGTGGACGTGGAGGTCGTCCCGGGCGTCAGCGCGGTCACCGCGTTCGCCACCGCGCTCGGCGTGGAAATCGACGCGGGCGCGGGGCTCGCGCTCCGCGAGGCCGCACAGGGAAACTCCCCCACCGGCCCGGACCGCATGATTCTGTTCAAGGTCACGGACGCGCCCGCGACCCACGAAGGCCTCGCGGACGCCGGCTACGACGTGACCTACGGCCGGCGGCTGTTCATGGAGCAGGGCGAGGAGCGCGTGACGAGTGACCCCACCGAAATCGCGGACCGGGACTACTACACGCTCGCGTACGCCGAGCGCGCCGACCTAGAGAAGCACCGCCCGACGGCCTTCGAGGACGCCAGCGACGGCGCGGACGACGCCAGCGGGGTGGTCGGCGGTGACTGA
- a CDS encoding cobalt-precorrin-4/precorrin-4 C(11)-methyltransferase, protein MTDATDPQDAIDAASERRERERDERVYEHTAGDVQDGVPFVGAGPGDPGLLTVTGRDLLADADLVVHAGSLVNSELLDDYCADAETVSSVGKDLEELVPLMGDAYESGKTVVRLHSGDPAIYGAALEQMDALEQEGVPTYIVPGVTSAFAAAATLRTQLTLNGTANHVAFTRPQGRTLDADDDHISEFVEMGDVTTCIYLGTHAIPDVMDRLLDDGHDPDTPVTVVYHASWPDEDVIEGTVDTIGEKVEDAGYRASALVVIGDAGAGANYDRSYLYGDWANRSGSESEADD, encoded by the coding sequence GTGACTGACGCGACCGACCCGCAGGACGCCATCGACGCCGCCAGCGAGCGCCGCGAGCGCGAACGCGACGAGCGCGTGTACGAACACACTGCGGGCGACGTGCAGGACGGCGTCCCGTTCGTCGGTGCCGGACCCGGCGACCCCGGCCTGCTCACGGTGACCGGGAGAGACCTGCTCGCGGACGCCGACCTCGTGGTGCACGCGGGGTCGCTCGTGAACAGCGAACTCCTCGACGACTACTGCGCGGACGCCGAGACCGTCTCCTCCGTGGGGAAGGATCTCGAAGAACTGGTGCCGCTAATGGGTGACGCCTACGAGTCCGGGAAGACGGTCGTCCGCCTGCACAGCGGCGACCCCGCAATCTACGGCGCCGCGCTGGAGCAGATGGACGCCCTCGAACAGGAAGGCGTCCCGACGTACATCGTCCCCGGGGTCACGTCGGCGTTCGCGGCGGCGGCGACGCTGCGCACGCAACTCACGCTGAACGGCACCGCGAACCACGTCGCGTTCACGCGGCCGCAGGGCCGCACGCTGGACGCCGACGACGACCACATCTCGGAGTTCGTGGAGATGGGCGACGTGACGACCTGCATCTACCTCGGCACGCACGCCATCCCGGACGTGATGGACCGCCTTCTCGACGACGGCCACGACCCCGACACCCCCGTAACGGTCGTCTACCACGCGTCGTGGCCGGACGAAGACGTCATCGAGGGCACCGTCGACACCATCGGGGAGAAAGTCGAGGACGCGGGCTATCGAGCCTCCGCGCTCGTCGTCATCGGCGACGCCGGCGCGGGCGCGAACTACGACCGCTCGTACCTCTACGGCGACTGGGCGAACCGCAGCGGCAGCGAGAGCGAGGCAGACGACTGA